One Cryptococcus tetragattii IND107 chromosome 10, whole genome shotgun sequence DNA segment encodes these proteins:
- a CDS encoding cytochrome c oxidase assembly protein COX19, protein MSFGRPGFADVFKPSPPARGSFPLDHDGECKTFMISYLKCMKENANDNGKCRLFSKQYLECRMDKGLMDRDDMANLGLGDVVDPSSPPPASTQTTTALSSNPPHVPQPPPSEHRI, encoded by the exons ATGTCATTTGGAAGACCAGGTTTCGCAGATGTCTTCAAGCCTAGTCCCCCTGCTCGGGGCTCGTTCCCCTTGGATCATGACG GCGAATGCAAAACGTTCATGATTTCATATCTCAAATGTATGAAGGAGAATGCCAATGATAATGGCAAGTGCAGACTATTCTCCAAACAATATCTCGAGTGCAGGATGGACAA GGGCCTTATGGATCGAGACGACATGGCAAACCTTGGTTTGGGAGACGTTGTAGATCCCTCTAGCCCCCCCCCTGCTTCAACACAAACCACCACTGCGCTTTCTTCCAATCCGCCTCACGTCCCTCAGCCTCCTCCCTCCGAACATCGCATATAA
- a CDS encoding mannose-6-phosphate isomerase, class I: MASSNVPKIERLSCVPNDYPWGEIGNDSLAARLASKNGAVSFDLKPEQAYAELWMGTHPNNPAHLFLSPDILLSTHLKKNPSLLGAANRFSPPFTGAKGSGTEGQEEGHVPFLFKVLTCKQALPLQIHPDKNLAKKLHEENPEQFGDINHKPEIAICLSDRFLGFASFRPYENIVSLLKSVEETSLLPSSLQESIKSFTSAPSAETLQPTWEGFIKLGDNEESIKKFSGRVLSQGPKAFGDVHIEDEDKNRLVRAVELGKKYNPGDAGLFSSLLFLNLVELKKGQGMYVGADGPHAWLEGEIVELMAISDNVLNVGFTAGDSKDDPFLVAKAVTYTPKGIKDLLLDASQYSKSQNGRTTVYSTPFEEFSIMKIAGDEILSPLDGAGVAVVLEGEWTVEDQEGTKRGGEGADGEGGEGTIWFIGSAAETKWTAKGGKGEIWIAFYDKTAKQDDVGKK, translated from the exons ATGGCATCTAGCAACGTACCAAAGATTGAAAGGCTTAGCTGTGTCCCTAACGATTACCCCT GGGGGGAAATCGGCAATGACAGTTTGGCTGCACGTCTAGCCTCAAAGAACGGTGCCGTCTCATTCGACCTCAAGCCTGAACAGGCCTATGCCGAGCTGTGGATGGGTACCCACCCAAATAACCCTGCCCACTTATTTTTGTCCCCCGACATTCTCCTTTCTACCCACCTCAAAAAGAACCCTTCGTTACTCGGCGCCGCCAATCGAttttctcctcccttcaCCGGGGCAAAGGGCTCCGGCACGGAGgggcaggaagaaggacatgTGCCTTTTTTGTTCAAGGTTTTGACCTGCAAGCAAGCTCTTCCATTACAGATTCACCCCGATAAAAATTTGGCCAAGAAGTTACACGAAGAGAACCCTGAACAGTTTGGCGA TATAAACCATAAGCCGGAAATCGCTATCTGCCTATCTGACCGTTTCCTTGGATTTGCTTCCTTCCGCCCATACGAGAACATTGTTTCACTCCTCAAAAGTGTCGAAGAaacttctcttcttccttcttccctccagGAGTCCATTAAATCATTCACTTCTGCCCCCTCCGCCGAAACTCTTCAACCTACTTGGGAAGGGTTCATTAAGCTGGGAGACAACGAGGAATCTATCAAGAAATTTTCTGGTCGCGTACTTAGCCAAGGACCCAAGGCTTTCGGCGATGTGCACattgaagacgaggacAAGAACAGGTTGGTGCGAGCTGTTGAGTTGGGAAAAAAGTACAACCCTGGAGATGCTGGGTTGTTCTCTAGTTT GCTCTTTTTAAATCTTGTAGAGCTTAAAAAGGGTCAAGGTATGTACGTCGGCGCGGATGGCCCCCACGCTTGGCTCGAAGGTG AAATTGTCGAGCTTATGGCCATTAGCGACAATGTCCTCAATGTTGGCTTCACCGCCGGCGACTCCAAGGACGACCCTTTTTTGGTTGCCAAGGCGGTAACTTATACTCCTAAAGGTATTAAGGACCTCCTGTTGGATGCCTCCCAATACTCCAAGTCTCAAAATGGAAGGACAACAGTCTATTCTACTCCTTTTGAGGAGTTCTCTATCATGAAGATTGCAGGAGATGAAATCTTGTCTCCTCTGGATGGAGCCGGAGTCGCGGTTGTCCTCGAAGGAGAGTGGACGGTCGAAGACCAAGAAGGGACAAAGCGAGGGGGAGAGGGTGCCGATGGCGAGGGAGGCGAGGGCACTATTTGGTTTATTGGTTCTGCGGCTGAGACTAAGTGGACTGCAAAGGGCGGCAAGGGCGAGATCTGGATCGCTTTCTACGACAAGACTGCTAAGCAGGACGATGTTGGAAAGAAGTAG